From Ignatzschineria sp. RMDPL8A, a single genomic window includes:
- a CDS encoding oxidoreductase yields MSFRALVLDQTENGDQTATIKVINLKELQQEEGEVLVKVAYSTLNYKDALAITGTGKIARRLPMIAGIDAVGEVIQDQSGYFKKGDRVLINGNGLGETHWGGLSDYIFVKSKWLIDLPDNLSEWDTMALGTAGYTAALCVQRLLQHGIKPDRGDILVSGATGGVGLVAVYLLSQLGFSVTALTSKVDETEFFNKLGAQAIEAAQPYYEAGRPLKKARWQAAVDVVGSHTLANIASEIEYGGAIAACGLAQGMDFPGNVAPFILRGVTLYGIDSVYAPMERREKAWELLNEYMTTPFLSDYATTISLDESIEIAEKMMQGAIKGRFVVDLSKK; encoded by the coding sequence ATGTCATTTCGTGCACTGGTGTTAGATCAAACGGAAAATGGCGATCAAACGGCAACGATCAAGGTCATCAACTTAAAAGAATTACAACAGGAAGAGGGCGAGGTGCTGGTTAAAGTGGCCTATTCCACGCTCAATTATAAAGATGCCTTAGCGATTACGGGGACGGGAAAAATTGCGCGTCGCCTCCCGATGATTGCCGGCATTGATGCGGTTGGCGAGGTGATTCAGGATCAAAGTGGGTATTTTAAAAAGGGCGATCGCGTCTTAATCAATGGCAATGGCCTTGGTGAAACTCATTGGGGCGGATTGTCGGACTATATTTTCGTTAAATCCAAATGGCTTATTGATCTTCCGGATAATCTCTCAGAATGGGATACGATGGCGCTTGGAACAGCGGGATATACTGCGGCGCTTTGCGTTCAGAGATTACTGCAACATGGCATTAAGCCCGATCGTGGGGATATTTTAGTCTCAGGGGCGACGGGCGGCGTTGGACTTGTGGCGGTTTATCTCTTAAGTCAGCTTGGATTTTCCGTCACGGCGCTCACCTCGAAAGTCGATGAGACGGAGTTTTTCAATAAACTTGGGGCTCAAGCGATTGAAGCGGCGCAACCTTATTATGAAGCCGGTCGTCCGCTTAAAAAAGCGCGCTGGCAAGCGGCAGTGGATGTGGTCGGTTCCCATACGCTTGCGAATATTGCCTCTGAAATTGAGTATGGCGGGGCGATTGCAGCGTGCGGTTTAGCGCAGGGAATGGATTTTCCAGGGAATGTAGCACCCTTTATTTTGCGCGGGGTAACGCTTTATGGAATCGATAGTGTTTATGCACCGATGGAGCGCCGCGAAAAAGCGTGGGAACTCCTTAATGAATATATGACGACCCCATTTTTATCGGATTATGCGACCACCATTTCACTCGATGAATCGATTGAGATCGCCGAGAAGATGATGCAAGGCGCGATTAAAGGACGTTTTGTGGTGGATTTAAGTAAGAAATAA
- a CDS encoding RtcB family protein: MNYITLTPEKSAPIKMWTKGVPVEEAAKEQLIKTASLPIIFKHLAVMPDVHYGLGSTVGSVIPTQKAIIPAAVGVDLGCGMMAVKTSLVASDLPDNLKPLRIALEAAIPHGRSGNGKRKKDVGAWDEPPKIVDRYWAKLEPRFKALTDKYPRFIKTNNYKHLGTLGTGNHFVEVCLDLDDGVWIMLHSGSRGVGNAIGSYFIEIAKKEMEQHLANLPDANLVYLEEGSQYFNDYVNAVEWAQEYARFNREVMMHNAILAMRSVIDKPFTIEEEAVNCHHNYVEKETHFGEEIYVTRKGAVSARKGELGIIPGSMGAKSYIVRGLGNETSFCSCSHGAGRVMSRTQAKKRFSLEDHKRATEGVECRKDRDVIDETPMAYKDIDAVMAAQQDLVEVVYQLKQIVCVKG, encoded by the coding sequence ATGAATTATATTACCCTCACCCCTGAAAAATCGGCACCGATTAAGATGTGGACCAAAGGTGTTCCCGTTGAAGAAGCCGCGAAAGAACAGCTCATTAAGACGGCGAGCTTACCAATCATTTTTAAGCATCTTGCGGTGATGCCCGATGTGCATTATGGGCTTGGATCGACGGTTGGAAGCGTCATTCCAACGCAAAAGGCGATTATTCCGGCAGCGGTCGGCGTTGATTTAGGCTGTGGCATGATGGCGGTGAAAACCTCTCTTGTGGCAAGCGATCTTCCCGATAATTTAAAACCGCTACGAATCGCGCTTGAGGCAGCAATTCCCCATGGCCGAAGCGGTAATGGTAAACGGAAAAAAGATGTAGGCGCATGGGATGAACCGCCAAAAATCGTCGATCGCTATTGGGCAAAACTTGAGCCCCGTTTTAAAGCGCTCACCGATAAATATCCGCGCTTTATTAAGACTAATAATTATAAGCATCTTGGGACGCTCGGGACGGGCAATCACTTTGTGGAGGTCTGCCTTGATCTTGATGATGGCGTTTGGATTATGCTGCACAGTGGCTCGCGCGGTGTGGGTAATGCCATTGGAAGCTACTTTATTGAGATCGCGAAAAAAGAGATGGAGCAGCATCTCGCTAATCTCCCCGATGCCAATTTGGTCTATTTAGAAGAGGGAAGCCAATATTTTAACGATTATGTGAATGCCGTTGAATGGGCGCAAGAGTATGCGCGTTTTAATCGTGAAGTGATGATGCATAACGCCATTTTAGCGATGCGCTCGGTGATTGATAAACCCTTCACCATCGAGGAGGAAGCGGTCAATTGTCATCATAATTATGTGGAAAAAGAGACCCATTTTGGCGAGGAGATCTATGTCACGCGGAAAGGTGCGGTATCGGCACGCAAAGGGGAACTTGGAATTATTCCAGGCTCGATGGGGGCGAAAAGTTATATCGTCCGCGGGCTTGGCAATGAAACCAGCTTTTGCTCGTGCTCCCATGGTGCGGGACGAGTGATGAGCCGGACGCAAGCGAAAAAGCGCTTTTCTCTTGAAGATCATAAACGCGCAACGGAAGGGGTTGAGTGCCGTAAAGATCGCGATGTGATCGATGAAACGCCAATGGCTTACAAAGATATCGATGCGGTGATGGCTGCCCAGCAAGATTTGGTCGAAGTGGTGTATCAGCTCAAACAGATTGTCTGCGTGAAGGGATAA
- the lipA gene encoding lipoyl synthase: protein MKEGTKLRGADKTARIPIKVVSVPKEERLKKPSWIKAKIPSGQRFEEITSLLREQKLHSVCEEAMCPNIGECFNKGTATFMIMGDICTRRCPFCDVGHGRPLPLDAEEPKRLAETVANLRLNYVVITSVDRDDLRDGGAGHFAECITEIRNASPKTEIEILVPDFRGRLDVALEILTETQPTVLNHNLETVPRLYKKARPGADYQNSLDLLKRYKAMNPDITTKSGIMVGLGETDEEVYELMRDMRAHDIEMITIGQYLQPSDGHLNVERYVTPETFKEYEAEAYRLGFKNAYVGAMVRSSYHADEQASEVTELH, encoded by the coding sequence ATGAAAGAAGGAACGAAATTACGCGGTGCCGATAAAACGGCTCGTATCCCCATTAAAGTGGTGAGCGTTCCAAAAGAAGAGCGCCTTAAAAAGCCGAGTTGGATTAAGGCAAAAATCCCAAGCGGCCAGCGTTTTGAGGAGATCACCTCCCTTCTGCGCGAGCAAAAACTCCACTCAGTGTGTGAAGAGGCGATGTGCCCCAATATTGGCGAATGTTTCAATAAAGGCACCGCCACCTTTATGATTATGGGCGATATCTGTACGCGCCGCTGCCCTTTCTGTGATGTCGGCCACGGTCGCCCGCTTCCTCTTGACGCCGAAGAGCCGAAACGCCTTGCCGAAACGGTAGCCAATCTCCGCCTTAATTATGTGGTAATTACCTCCGTTGACCGTGATGATCTCCGTGATGGAGGCGCTGGCCATTTTGCAGAATGTATTACTGAAATTCGTAACGCATCACCAAAAACGGAAATTGAAATTTTAGTTCCTGACTTTCGCGGCCGCTTAGATGTGGCGCTTGAGATCTTAACTGAAACGCAACCAACCGTGTTAAACCACAACTTAGAGACCGTACCTCGTCTTTATAAGAAAGCACGCCCAGGCGCGGATTATCAAAACTCGCTCGACCTATTAAAGCGCTATAAAGCAATGAATCCCGATATCACGACAAAATCGGGCATCATGGTGGGCCTTGGTGAAACCGATGAAGAGGTGTATGAATTGATGCGTGATATGCGCGCGCACGATATTGAGATGATCACCATCGGGCAATATCTTCAGCCCTCAGATGGCCATCTAAATGTTGAGCGTTATGTGACGCCGGAAACCTTTAAAGAGTATGAAGCGGAAGCGTATCGTTTAGGCTTTAAAAATGCCTACGTTGGTGCAATGGTGCGTTCAAGCTACCATGCTGATGAGCAAGCCTCAGAAGTTACCGAACTTCATTAA
- the aroC gene encoding chorismate synthase: MAGNHIGQLFTVSTAGESHGKALVAIVDGCPPGIEISEEEIQIDLDRRKPGTSRHTTQRREADRVTILSGVFEGKTTGTSIALIIHNEDQRSKDYNDIKDLFRPGHADYTYYHKYGHRDYRGGGRSSARETAIRVAAGAIAKKALKTLYGTVIYGYLSQLGPIKPSAFDKSAIESEGNPFFWPNLADIAELETYMDQLRKSGNSIGAKVSVVAENVPVGLGEPVFDRLDADIAHAMMGINAVKGVEIGDGFDCIDALGTDFRDEIDADSGFLSNHAGGILGGISSGQPIIAHIALKPTSSLRLEGQTIDKEGNPATVITKGRHDPCVGIRATPIAEAMLAIVLLDHALRHRGQTGRNIGVIK, from the coding sequence GTGGCAGGAAATCATATTGGTCAATTATTCACTGTTTCTACCGCCGGCGAGAGTCACGGAAAAGCGCTCGTAGCCATCGTTGACGGCTGTCCTCCCGGGATTGAAATCTCAGAAGAGGAGATTCAGATCGATCTCGATCGCCGTAAACCGGGCACCTCACGCCATACCACTCAGCGCCGAGAAGCAGATCGCGTTACCATTTTATCGGGCGTATTTGAGGGCAAAACCACCGGCACCTCCATCGCGCTTATCATTCATAATGAAGACCAGCGCTCAAAAGATTATAACGATATTAAAGACCTCTTTAGACCGGGGCATGCCGACTATACCTATTATCATAAATATGGCCATCGTGATTATCGCGGCGGCGGGCGTTCAAGCGCTCGGGAAACGGCGATTCGCGTTGCGGCGGGTGCAATTGCAAAAAAAGCACTTAAAACCCTTTACGGCACGGTAATTTATGGCTATCTCTCCCAACTTGGCCCCATTAAACCCTCGGCGTTTGATAAATCCGCCATTGAATCGGAGGGCAATCCCTTCTTTTGGCCGAATCTAGCCGATATTGCTGAGCTTGAAACCTATATGGATCAGCTGCGTAAATCGGGCAATTCCATCGGCGCGAAAGTCTCCGTGGTGGCGGAAAATGTCCCCGTTGGGCTTGGTGAGCCGGTATTTGATCGCCTCGATGCGGATATTGCACACGCCATGATGGGCATTAATGCAGTAAAAGGTGTTGAAATTGGCGATGGATTTGATTGCATTGACGCGTTAGGCACCGATTTCCGTGATGAAATTGATGCCGATTCAGGCTTTCTATCAAATCACGCTGGCGGAATTTTAGGGGGCATTTCATCGGGGCAACCGATCATTGCGCACATTGCCCTAAAACCCACCTCAAGCCTCCGTTTAGAAGGCCAGACCATCGATAAAGAGGGCAATCCTGCGACGGTGATTACCAAAGGTCGCCACGATCCTTGCGTCGGAATTCGCGCCACACCCATTGCTGAAGCGATGCTGGCCATCGTGCTACTCGATCATGCACTTCGTCACCGCGGCCAAACCGGTCGTAATATCGGCGTTATAAAATAG